In the candidate division WOR-3 bacterium genome, TAACGAATGGGAGTGATTGGAAACAGCCATAAATTTTCATTGCAGTTTGAAAATGGAAATGAGAAGGAATGCATAGCAATTCTCCAGTGACTATACAAAAGAAGCAAGAAAGTATATATACCAAAGCACCGTAAGTAAGGAGGAAAACATGAGTACAAAAGGAAAGTTGTGTGCAGTAATTTTCATCGTACTTGCCCTTGTTTCATGCCAAACAAATATTGAGCAAGAAGACAATGCCCTGTTTAGAATTGTAGTTGATGGGAAACACGGATACATAGACAGAACAGGCAAAGTCGTTATAGAACCACAATTTGCCTGGGCTGGATTGCGATTTAGTGAGGGGTTAGCGGTTGTTAATGTGGGTGGAACAACTGGTAAACATGGGCCTGTTGAAGGTGGAAAATGGGGATATATTGACCGTAAAGGACAGTTTGCTATCAAACCGCTATTTGATTATGCGGGGGATTTCAGAGAAGGCTTTGGTCGTATCCAACTCGATGGTAGGTCGGGATACGTTGACAAAAAAGGTGAGATTGTCATTGAGCCTAAATTTAAGTATGCGGGGGATTTCCACGAAGGGTTGGCATTGGTAGTAATTGGTGAGAACTTTGGTTTCATTGATACCACTGGGAATTACGCGATCGAACCCCAGTTTGAATACAGTATTGTTCCCCAGTTTAAATGCGGTATCCTTTTCCCAAATCATAGCGATTTTTCAGAAGGTCTGGCACGTGTGAAGGTTGGGGATAAATTCGGCTTTATCGACAAGAGTGGCAGATTTGTCATTGACCCGATTTTTGACTGTGCATTCAAATTTTCTGAAGGTCTTGCCTGGGTGACGGTTGATGGTAAGACAGGCTATATAGATAAGGAAGGGGAATACGTCATTGCACCGCAGTCCAGACATAGTGGACCATTCAGAGAAGGGTTGGCCTTGGTGTGCATTGGTAACCAGGTAGGTTATATAGACGAACAGGGCGACAGTGTGATAGTGTCTGACCGTTCGAGGCTTAAAGGAATTCTGCGTGGAGGAGGACGAACATTCTTTATCCCAGCCAAGTGCGGTTATATGAACAAGAAAGGCGAAATTGTGATAGAACCTCAATTTGGTGAAGCACGTTATTTTCACGAAGGTTTGGCTGTGTGTCAAAGGATACAGGACAATCCATCGGGTAGATTCTCTGGGTTGGGTTATATAGACAGGAATGGCGTATTCGTGATAGAACCAGTATATCGTGAAGCAGAACCATTTCACAACGGATTGGCCATAGTTGAAATGGTAGATTCATTGGGAGAGAACACTGAATTCTATGCTTATATAGACAAAGAGGGGAGAATTATCTGGAAATCTACATTTCGACAAAATTTGGAGGGTCGTGTTGAACTCTAAATGATGGCTGTGCCTTTACAATTTCGGCACTTGCGTAAAAGCAGGAGGTGATGAGTGAAATGTTTAGTCAACAAGGGTATAGTTATTGCAATACTTACGACAATTCTATTTGGTTTTGCTGAAGGAATTAGCTTCGGAGTAAAGGCAGGAATGAATATTGCCAATGAGAATATCGAGGGTCTACAATCAAGGATTGGTTTCTGTGCTGGAGGCTTCGCTTGCGTCGAAATAGGTGACATAATTGTTATTCAACCAGAAGCCCTGTATGCACAGAAAGGAGCAAAATGGGAAAGGTTGATTGAGCCCCCTGGAATAACAACATTAGAGTTAGACTATGTAGATATTCCCCTTTTGGTTAGATTCATATTACCAGATAAGGGTGTGGTCAAACCTAATTTATTTGTTGGCCCCTACGTTGCCATAAATGTCAACACAGCATATAGGATGGAAGTTTACGGGACATCGGAGGTACTAGATTTGGACGAATATTACAAAGACACTGACTTCGGCGTGGTGTTGGGTGGTGGAATTGACTTCTTGCTTAAGAAAGGAAAAATAGTTTTGGATGGACGATACGCTTTAGGATTGACAACAATATCAGAACTTCGTCTTGATGAAAAGAATAGGGTCATTTCTTTTATGCTTGGCTATTCGTTTTGAGGAGCATACTGATCTAACAAAGTCGGCATGGTTGTAAAGAATAACTGAGTGAGTTACTGAATGATTGATAGTATTATGACTTTATACATCGGAAACACAAATGTCTATAGATAGTAAAACTTTCGACCGATGGGCCAAAAACTATGATGCTGACATCAAGAAGGCAGAAGCCAATGGTAACTGGATGTATGAAAATTACACAGCGGTCTTAAAAAAAGTTGTTGAGATAATAGAGAAGAAATGGCCAAATAAAGGCATCAAACTTGTTGATATAGGTGCAGGAACTGGTAATCTAACGCAACTTTTCCAATCAAATGGATATCAAATAACCGGTATCGAGCCGTCGGATAAAATGATCTCCCTATTTAAAAGTAAGCTTCCTTCCGTAGAAATACGCAAGGGACATTTTTGCGATATTCCATTACCTGACAACTCAATTGATGCCATCGTATCTGCGTATGCCTGGCATCATCTGACACCAAGAGAGAAAGAGCAGTCTATCAGTGAGATGGCGCGTGTGTGTAAGGAGATCAGCTCAATAGTTATTGCTGACCTCATGTTTTCTGATAATACAACCAGAATGAGGATTCTGCATAACTTAACGATAAGTAATCACTTGAGTATTGTAGAAGCAATTGAAGATGAATACTATGCTGATATCAACCATGTGTCGAAATTCTACAGGCGTTTGGCATATGATGTTAGCACCACGCAGATGACTGACTTTGTATGGATTATTCACGCATACAGATCAATCTGAGAAAATCAAGCACATGCTGTACAAATTGAAGTGCAGAAAGGTGAATGGCACACGACCCGGCCGCCCTCCAATGTAGAATGAGGGCGGCCCAATGCGATTCTAGACGTTCTCAAAAGTAAACACACAATAGCACAATAATTGCTGTGATATTTCGAGCAATAACCCCCGTGAAAGTTGCCACAACATAGCAGCTTGAATTCCGAGGTCATGATATGTCTGTCAGCTGAAAATTTCAGATAGTCAACCTCCCTCCCCCTAAGGTTTGGGAAAATTCATCTGGCTTCTTGCGAATTTCAGCTAGTTGTATGATTTCCTTTTCTATTTTACTCATTTTACCACTTCAACAACCTGACAATTATTTCAGATTGTGAACGGTACCTGAGCCTCAAATTTTGGGGCGTATTTGCCAACCCAAAAGTAATTAGGAGTTTGATCAGGCGGCATTGGTTTTACGATTGCTTTATGGAATGACCGGTAATTCCTCTTAAAATTTCCATTATTCCACACTCGGAGTAAGGTTGCTGTGAAAAGACCGTTGAATACTCCGTCCGAGGAATATTGATTGTCCTGACACCCAGAAATCAACAATACCGATGCATTGATACGACGACGCATCTCTTTCAATTTAATGTTCTTTTGAATTTCATCATAAAATTCTCGGTTTTGACGATAGGTACGAAGAGCGATATCTGGTGGCATACATCTGTATTTAACGTCTTGAGAGTCTACACCCGAGGACCGGACAGCCATAGTCCCATGATAGTACGCTGCTTTGATAACAGTACCGCTATGGCAACTATCGGAAAAGACAAGAATGCGGACTCCTTCTGCAAATTCACCAAACATTCTGTAGATCTCATCATCAATAAGTTCACCATCATAAAGACACCATGTTTCATCTTGGTAATCATCTTCTTCATTGTTGAGGTCGGGAACTTGACCACCGTGTCCAGAATAAGATAACATGAAAATATCACCAGACACCAGCGATTTGGATGCTGCTGAGATTTCACTAATCACATTTGACCGAGTAGCCTCCTTTGTTAGCAACTTCTTTGTTGTAAAATTCCTGGATTTTACAATATCTTCCATATCGTGTGCATCCGCTTCACAGGCATTCAAATCACCTGACCATCCACCATAATGCTGCGGCTCAACTGAATTGAGCCCTATTGTTAACGCTAGCCCTTTTGGCATGATTAGCTCCTTTCTACTACATATGATTATTTGCTTACCTTAATTTTGTACGTGGGTCATAAATATATAAACTCCACGCTACATAAATTAGAAAAATGTGTAGAACGTTGCTCCAGAGATAAGAGAATAATGCTATTTCGATTCTGGCGTTGAGGGGACGGGGGTTGACATTTTGACATCCGTAACATAGGTATTACTGATCTGAGATCATCAAAATCCACAACCGACGTAATGATATGACTGGCGGAAGAGAACATCAAAAAGTCAACCTCCGTCCCCGTAAGGCAACTATGGTTTTATCGAATCGGGCGATGGAATTTCTACATTCCTTCCATTCGTCGCATATGTATTCATATTTTTCTTTTTTCTTACCTGTCATCTCGGTAGCCCTCCCATTGGACTATCTTCATTATAGCCGAATACAATTAGTCATTATTGATCTGGATAATACCCCCTGTGGCG is a window encoding:
- a CDS encoding WG repeat-containing protein yields the protein MSTKGKLCAVIFIVLALVSCQTNIEQEDNALFRIVVDGKHGYIDRTGKVVIEPQFAWAGLRFSEGLAVVNVGGTTGKHGPVEGGKWGYIDRKGQFAIKPLFDYAGDFREGFGRIQLDGRSGYVDKKGEIVIEPKFKYAGDFHEGLALVVIGENFGFIDTTGNYAIEPQFEYSIVPQFKCGILFPNHSDFSEGLARVKVGDKFGFIDKSGRFVIDPIFDCAFKFSEGLAWVTVDGKTGYIDKEGEYVIAPQSRHSGPFREGLALVCIGNQVGYIDEQGDSVIVSDRSRLKGILRGGGRTFFIPAKCGYMNKKGEIVIEPQFGEARYFHEGLAVCQRIQDNPSGRFSGLGYIDRNGVFVIEPVYREAEPFHNGLAIVEMVDSLGENTEFYAYIDKEGRIIWKSTFRQNLEGRVEL
- a CDS encoding PorT family protein encodes the protein MKCLVNKGIVIAILTTILFGFAEGISFGVKAGMNIANENIEGLQSRIGFCAGGFACVEIGDIIVIQPEALYAQKGAKWERLIEPPGITTLELDYVDIPLLVRFILPDKGVVKPNLFVGPYVAINVNTAYRMEVYGTSEVLDLDEYYKDTDFGVVLGGGIDFLLKKGKIVLDGRYALGLTTISELRLDEKNRVISFMLGYSF
- a CDS encoding class I SAM-dependent methyltransferase, encoding MSIDSKTFDRWAKNYDADIKKAEANGNWMYENYTAVLKKVVEIIEKKWPNKGIKLVDIGAGTGNLTQLFQSNGYQITGIEPSDKMISLFKSKLPSVEIRKGHFCDIPLPDNSIDAIVSAYAWHHLTPREKEQSISEMARVCKEISSIVIADLMFSDNTTRMRILHNLTISNHLSIVEAIEDEYYADINHVSKFYRRLAYDVSTTQMTDFVWIIHAYRSI
- a CDS encoding caspase family protein — encoded protein: MPKGLALTIGLNSVEPQHYGGWSGDLNACEADAHDMEDIVKSRNFTTKKLLTKEATRSNVISEISAASKSLVSGDIFMLSYSGHGGQVPDLNNEEDDYQDETWCLYDGELIDDEIYRMFGEFAEGVRILVFSDSCHSGTVIKAAYYHGTMAVRSSGVDSQDVKYRCMPPDIALRTYRQNREFYDEIQKNIKLKEMRRRINASVLLISGCQDNQYSSDGVFNGLFTATLLRVWNNGNFKRNYRSFHKAIVKPMPPDQTPNYFWVGKYAPKFEAQVPFTI